The following are encoded in a window of Dioscorea cayenensis subsp. rotundata cultivar TDr96_F1 chromosome 16, TDr96_F1_v2_PseudoChromosome.rev07_lg8_w22 25.fasta, whole genome shotgun sequence genomic DNA:
- the LOC120278759 gene encoding putative clathrin assembly protein At5g35200 isoform X1 gives MAGGDSTQQSLRKVLGALKDSTTVGLAKVNSYYYKDLDVAIIKATNHVEELAKQKHIRTIFDAVSATRPRADVAYCINALAKRLAKTHNWAVAIKILIVIHRALREVDPSFREELINYTKSSGHMLNLSHFKDGSSLNAWDYSAWVRTYALYLEERLECFRVLKYDIETERRRTSELDTIDLLEHLPALQQLLFRLISCQPEGAAVYNNVVRYALSIVAGESVNIYNAINDGTLNVVDKFFEMQRHDALRSLEIYRKAGYQAELLSEFYETCKGLDLRPGQEFVKVEQPPASFISAMEEYVKDASRSLTLQRHMADADLEIAHQPILAIEQKKENDDQERPNSEAASVPHEPPTVEPPPAEALVTDLLSLDDFGKCADALEEKNAFALAIVTDGGSNSTNAMVASDLASDTSGWELALVGAASSTESSAIEVKLACEIDQLTLDSLYDDAIARSANQNGSYHMGQVAPNPFETLPYPQDPFYASNSVAPSANVQMSAMAKQQSLIMQQQQQQPMGLEGSNPFGNPFAGQEAGLQSYLNHSPQTGFM, from the exons ATGGCTGGTGGTGATAGTACTCAACAGAGCTTAAGGAAAGTTCTTGGAGCATTGAAAGACTCCACAACAGTTGGATTGGCCAAAGTGAACAGCTATTATTACAAG GATCTTGATGTGGCAATTATCAAAGCCACCAATCATGTGGAGGAATTGGCAAAGCAGAAACATATAAGAA CTATTTTTGATGCTGTTTCAGCCACACGACCCCGTGCTGATGTTGCATATTGCATAAATGCTCTTGCTAAACGACTTGCAAAAACACACAACTGGGCT GTTGCCATAAAAATCTTAATTGTCATACATCGTGCTTTAAGAGAAGTTGATCCATCATTTCGAGAGGAGCTTATCAACTACACCAAGAGCAGTGGTCATATGCTTAACCTATCACATTTCAAAGATGGCTCAAGTCTAAATG cATGGGATTATTCTGCTTGGGTTCGCACTTATGCCCTATATCTGGAGGAGCGACTAGAATGCTTCCGTGTACTGAAATATGATATTGAGACTGAACGCCGT CGAACTTCTGAACTTGACACCATTGACTTGCTTGAACATTTACCTGCTTTGCAACAGCTTCTCTTCCGACTCATCTCTTGCCAG CCAGAAGGAGCAGCTGTATACAACAATGTAGTTCGATATGCACTTTCAATT GTTGCTGGTGAAAGTGTAAATATATACAATGCAATTAATGATGGCACCCTAAATGTTGTTGACAAG TTCTTTGAAATGCAGCGTCATGATGCTCTTAGGTCCCTTGAAATTTATCGGAAAGCAGGCTATCAG GCAGAGTTGTTGTCTGAGTTCTATGAAACCTGTAAGGGCCTTGATCTTCGTCCAGGCCAAGAGTTTGTTAAAGTTGAACAG CCTCCTGCATCATTCATCTCGGCCATGGAAGAGTATGTAAAGGATGCCTCACGTTCCTTAACACTCCAAAGGCATATG GCTGATGCTGATTTAGAAATAGCGCACCAGCCTATCTTGGCCATCGAACAGAAGAAAGAAAACGATGATCAAGAAAGACCAAATTCTGAAGCAGCCTCAGTACCTCACGAACCACCTACAGTTGAACCTCCTCCTGCAGAAGCACTTGTTACTGATTTACTG AGTTTAGATGATTTTGGCAAGTGTGCAGATGCGCTTGAGGAGAAAAATGCCTTTGCTCTTGCCATTGTTACTGATGGTGGAA GCAACTCTACAAATGCTATGGTAGCTTCTGATCTTGCAAGTGATACTTCTGGGTGGGAGCTTGCACTCGTTGGTGCTGCTAGTTCCACCGAAAGTTCTGCTATAGAGGTTAAACTG GCTTGTGAGATAGACCAACTAACATTAGATAGTTTATACGATGATGCGATAGCCAGAAGTGCTAACCAAAATGGGAGCTACCACATGGGGCAGGTGGCCCCAAATCCGTTCGAGACTCTTCCATATCCTCAAGATCCTTTCTATGCCTCCAATAGCGTAGCACCATCCGCAAATGTGCAGATGTCTGCTATGGCCAAGCAACAATCACTTATAATgcaacaacagcaacagcaacCAATGGGTCTGGAGGGCAGCAATCCATTTGGTAACCCATTTGCAGGGCAAGAGGCAGGACTTCAATCTTATCTTAACCATAGCCCACAGACAGGTTTTATGTAG
- the LOC120278759 gene encoding putative clathrin assembly protein At5g35200 isoform X2 yields MAGGDSTQQSLRKVLGALKDSTTVGLAKVNSYYYKDLDVAIIKATNHVEELAKQKHIRTIFDAVSATRPRADVAYCINALAKRLAKTHNWAVAIKILIVIHRALREVDPSFREELINYTKSSGHMLNLSHFKDGSSLNAWDYSAWVRTYALYLEERLECFRVLKYDIETERRRTSELDTIDLLEHLPALQQLLFRLISCQPEGAAVYNNVVRYALSIVAGESVNIYNAINDGTLNVVDKFFEMQRHDALRSLEIYRKAGYQAELLSEFYETCKGLDLRPGQEFVKVEQPPASFISAMEEYVKDASRSLTLQRHMADADLEIAHQPILAIEQKKENDDQERPNSEAASVPHEPPTVEPPPAEALVTDLLSLDDFGKCADALEEKNAFALAIVTDGNSTNAMVASDLASDTSGWELALVGAASSTESSAIEVKLACEIDQLTLDSLYDDAIARSANQNGSYHMGQVAPNPFETLPYPQDPFYASNSVAPSANVQMSAMAKQQSLIMQQQQQQPMGLEGSNPFGNPFAGQEAGLQSYLNHSPQTGFM; encoded by the exons ATGGCTGGTGGTGATAGTACTCAACAGAGCTTAAGGAAAGTTCTTGGAGCATTGAAAGACTCCACAACAGTTGGATTGGCCAAAGTGAACAGCTATTATTACAAG GATCTTGATGTGGCAATTATCAAAGCCACCAATCATGTGGAGGAATTGGCAAAGCAGAAACATATAAGAA CTATTTTTGATGCTGTTTCAGCCACACGACCCCGTGCTGATGTTGCATATTGCATAAATGCTCTTGCTAAACGACTTGCAAAAACACACAACTGGGCT GTTGCCATAAAAATCTTAATTGTCATACATCGTGCTTTAAGAGAAGTTGATCCATCATTTCGAGAGGAGCTTATCAACTACACCAAGAGCAGTGGTCATATGCTTAACCTATCACATTTCAAAGATGGCTCAAGTCTAAATG cATGGGATTATTCTGCTTGGGTTCGCACTTATGCCCTATATCTGGAGGAGCGACTAGAATGCTTCCGTGTACTGAAATATGATATTGAGACTGAACGCCGT CGAACTTCTGAACTTGACACCATTGACTTGCTTGAACATTTACCTGCTTTGCAACAGCTTCTCTTCCGACTCATCTCTTGCCAG CCAGAAGGAGCAGCTGTATACAACAATGTAGTTCGATATGCACTTTCAATT GTTGCTGGTGAAAGTGTAAATATATACAATGCAATTAATGATGGCACCCTAAATGTTGTTGACAAG TTCTTTGAAATGCAGCGTCATGATGCTCTTAGGTCCCTTGAAATTTATCGGAAAGCAGGCTATCAG GCAGAGTTGTTGTCTGAGTTCTATGAAACCTGTAAGGGCCTTGATCTTCGTCCAGGCCAAGAGTTTGTTAAAGTTGAACAG CCTCCTGCATCATTCATCTCGGCCATGGAAGAGTATGTAAAGGATGCCTCACGTTCCTTAACACTCCAAAGGCATATG GCTGATGCTGATTTAGAAATAGCGCACCAGCCTATCTTGGCCATCGAACAGAAGAAAGAAAACGATGATCAAGAAAGACCAAATTCTGAAGCAGCCTCAGTACCTCACGAACCACCTACAGTTGAACCTCCTCCTGCAGAAGCACTTGTTACTGATTTACTG AGTTTAGATGATTTTGGCAAGTGTGCAGATGCGCTTGAGGAGAAAAATGCCTTTGCTCTTGCCATTGTTACTGATG GCAACTCTACAAATGCTATGGTAGCTTCTGATCTTGCAAGTGATACTTCTGGGTGGGAGCTTGCACTCGTTGGTGCTGCTAGTTCCACCGAAAGTTCTGCTATAGAGGTTAAACTG GCTTGTGAGATAGACCAACTAACATTAGATAGTTTATACGATGATGCGATAGCCAGAAGTGCTAACCAAAATGGGAGCTACCACATGGGGCAGGTGGCCCCAAATCCGTTCGAGACTCTTCCATATCCTCAAGATCCTTTCTATGCCTCCAATAGCGTAGCACCATCCGCAAATGTGCAGATGTCTGCTATGGCCAAGCAACAATCACTTATAATgcaacaacagcaacagcaacCAATGGGTCTGGAGGGCAGCAATCCATTTGGTAACCCATTTGCAGGGCAAGAGGCAGGACTTCAATCTTATCTTAACCATAGCCCACAGACAGGTTTTATGTAG